From a region of the Danaus plexippus chromosome 22 unlocalized genomic scaffold, MEX_DaPlex mxdp_27, whole genome shotgun sequence genome:
- the LOC133320400 gene encoding gloverin-like, which produces MYFLYILFGVIFSASAQEFVEPAFVVEPYPEWYVGQRVRRDVTFDKQIGDGKVFGTLGQNDKGLFGKGGYEHQIFNDHRGTLNAQAYGTRVLGPAGDSSHLGGALNWKNPNAAASFDISKQIHGGTSYQAAAGGRWPVGKNGDFSLQGTYGKQPGMRRELGGLGSFNYRW; this is translated from the exons atgtatttcctgtatattttatttggcgTCATCTTCTCAGCGTCAGCTCAGGAGTTTGTTGAACCGGCGTTTGTTGTCGAACC TTATCCCGAATGGTACGTGGGTCAACGAGTTCGTCGTGACGTCACTTTTGATAAACAGATCGGTGACGGAAAGGTGTTCGGAACACTCGGACAGAACGATAAGGGACTGTTT GGTAAAGGTGGCTATGAGCATCAGATCTTCAATGATCACCGCGGAACACTAAACGCTCAGGCGTACGGAACCCGCGTCCTTGGACCGGCTGGGGACTCCTCGCACCTCGGAGGAGCACTCAACTGGAAGAACCCTAACGCAGCCGCCTCCTTTGACATCAGCAAACAGATACACGGTGGCACTTCA TATCAAGCAGCAGCTGGTGGGAGATGGCCGGTCGGTAAGAATGGTGACTTCTCCCTCCAGGGAACGTACGGTAAACAGCCCGGCATGCGCAGAGAATTAGGCGGTCTGGGTAGCTTTAACTACAGGTGGTGA